In Mesorhizobium sp., the genomic stretch GAGCCCTGATGGCCGCCAAGTAGAACACTCCCTTGGCATTGCCGCAGCCTGCGAATTCGGCCTGTGCGGCACCTGCAATGTCAAGCAAAACGGTTTTGTCCACCTGCAGGACAACGCGGCATCCTCGACAACGAGATCGTCGAGCTGCGTCCCGGCTTGTTGCTCGCGACCGCTCCGCCGCTTCGGTCGAGGCGTAAACATGGCCTCGCCATCCGCCACAGCGCCATATGCAGGCACGCGGACCCAATTGAACGCCAGACCGCGAGGTGCACGCCAGGTACGCGACCGACGAGTCGCGGCCGGCGTCAGATTGTCCGCAGAAACGGACCGACGCTGCCGGCGACGAGCACCAGACCGGAGACGAAGAGGAAACCGAGCACCAGCCGGCGGAAGGCCTGTGTCTGCATGCGGCGGAACAGCTGCACGCCGAAAATCGCCGGGATCACGATCGCAGGGGCGATGAGCACGAACATGTCGATCGCGCCACGATCGATCGTTCCGGCGATGACGTAGCCTGTCAGCGTCGTGGTATGCATCGAGATGTTGAAGGCCTGCATGACGCCGCGCTGGACCTCCTTGGGATAGCCGCGAAGTGTCGTCCAGAGCGTCGGGATAGGGCCTGCCATGCCGGCGATGCCACCCATGACGCCGCCGACGAAACCCGCGGCCGCGTCTGCCGGCCGTCCGCCCGCCTTGAGCCGGTAGTCGTGCGGCAGACGCAGCGCCAGCGGGCAGTAGATCAGCAGGAAGATGCCGAGCGTCAGCCGGAACACGTCGGGATCGA encodes the following:
- a CDS encoding sulfite exporter TauE/SafE family protein, coding for MDLTTAIILAGAAAAGFAQGVSGFAFSLVALSIWAWAIAPQLAGPMAVFGSLVGQLVALPWVWRGFDLRLLMPLLLGGVCGVPVGILVLPWLDPDVFRLTLGIFLLIYCPLALRLPHDYRLKAGGRPADAAAGFVGGVMGGIAGMAGPIPTLWTTLRGYPKEVQRGVMQAFNISMHTTTLTGYVIAGTIDRGAIDMFVLIAPAIVIPAIFGVQLFRRMQTQAFRRLVLGFLFVSGLVLVAGSVGPFLRTI